The DNA sequence CTCTGAGGACAAAAATCTATAACAAATTCTATAACACCTGTGACCACATCTACCCAACTTGAATATATCTTGTATcctgattatttattatttgtttattgtttatagtcCTTTGGCAAGGTAGCATAGGCTTTTACCTCTCTTGTGGTATAGTTCTACCTTTTCTGGTGGTATACTTCTATACTTTATTGCAGTGTAGTTCTACCCTTTCTCTGAGCTCCACTATCACGAGTTGCACCATTGCATCAATGCtgaacacacactttttttttagttcaacTTTACCGCCTATGTCTTCCTTTTGCTCTGAATgaatcacaaaaatatttaaagaagtgATGGCACATAAGTTGACCATTTTTCTAGACACTGAATACTCTTACAGATGTTCATTTCAACAGAGCAGAAAGTGACAGATGAGGTTGGAGATTGAATTCCAGTTTGATGCAGCAcacagtgtgagagcatgtaGAGACAGTAACGATAATCTTATGAGACAGTGACAAACTGTTGAAAAGTTGATGATAAATGTGTCTTTACAAGTtgcatgagaaaaaaacagatggtGTGATAAAGGACCGGAGGCAAacttgttttttcctttctgtaaGATACACTTTTACAGTAGTACAGTCTTAGTGTAGAAGTCATGAGTTTGGCTTTGATTCGACCCCAGaaatttcaaagcattgtgCAGTCATTTTCTCATGTGACCGATTCAAGAGTACATTCAACCAAAAATATAAGCATAGagtttagtttatttttcaaaCTTGATTCACATAGTAAACTTTTGTTCATCAGTTCATTTTGTTCACCAGTTTTTTAAATATCAATTTTCACTTGTGAATTTAAGTAGAACAGTGCAGTCACTGAGACCTACCCAGAAGGCACAGAAATAAATGGGCTATGCTACAGAGCTAAAGTTATCTGAACAGCACTCTTCTATAAGGCTGTGCTTGGATCTTAACATCTCATTCTCCAGATCTTTATGGCAAGAAGGCTTCTGTCACAAATGcggagaggaaaaaaggaaggaCTTAAAACACAGACTACAAAATATCCAAATATTACCATTTTCAATATGAATATTCATCGGTTTTCCATAGCAGGATAGTAACTTACCTTCAGTCTTTATGGCTGCAATGCAGGAGTCAACATGGAAGAGAGTTAGGGGTAATCACAATTTTGGATGCTTAATTTAATGAacttcacacatgcatgcacgcgcacacacacacacacacacacacacgcactctctctctctctctctctctctctctctctctctccagtcatACCTGGCCTGCTTGCATTTGCTGATCTTGCTGAGGTTGTTGTTGAACATCACTAAACTGAGGAGGAGTAGCCTGGTATTAAAAGATTTGtgaaggagagcaagagagatggggagagagaagaaaagagctACTAAATCAATTTTCCCTTCAAAATAATCAATCTTTATATGATATTAACTCATAGTAATCTTACTCTAGGCTGTTGCTGTTGAGGAACAGTCTGTGGTGCATAGTCAATGGGCAGGATCTGCAGAATGgatttcaaaatataattttaatagcCAATACTCCTGGCAAATACTCTGGGTAATTgcgaaaaaaacagaaaaggagtAGAAAGTGATACCTGGCCTCTGCTGAAGTCATAAGGGTAATACTTGAATGGAAAAAGTAAAACACAGAGTTACCATGACAGCTACAGTATGGCAGTTCCATAAAAATATGCCATGGGCTAATTACCTATGATAAGACACTAGCCTGAGACAGTTTAAAAGAACACAGTAAAGTAGGTCTAGCatactttgttttttacaatATATAATTCACACATGCCCTGTTGCTGCTGACTTACAGTTCAGCAAAATTGCACTGCTCTTAGAGACACGAGTCTATGGAAGGCCTTCTGTTACAGTCCAAAACCAGAGCCACAGCAGAATAGGCCGAAGCAATTTAAATTCAGATCTAAAATGCTTtattaaactttaaatgtaatttaaactAACTGCTTTAATATTTCCGCAAAGAAACAATGTTCAGTAATAAAATCAATAATGGTTCAAGGTAAAAGTCAGCAATAAGCTTAAAGAAACGGAGCGAACCAGAGCTGTGGATGGATTACTTACAATTTCCACACTTTTTCTACCTGGAGCCTTAGGGAGAGAGTACTTAATGAAAGCCTGGCTTGGAAAAACCTGTGAATGGTAAAAAGTAATTACTTCATCACTCAGGACGAgatgaaacatttcagtgtatGCATGCAACCGAGTGAGATGAATATATGTTTCTGGtttgtaaagaaataaatgaaggCATGCATGGTACACAGGTGTATGCAACATGCTAGAAGGAGAAATGGATTCCCAAAGTGCAAGGTCAGTGAGAGCACTCACAGGTCCGGACCCTGCGCCTACTGGAGAGCCTGGGTATCTTGGAGGAAACACCTGGATAGCGATCATATAAAAAAGTTAGACACAGCGGGTTGGGGGGGTTATATTTTGACGGGCATAATGGTAAGGAGTAGAAAATGGGGCATACAATCTCCATGCTGATGGGGCTGTTGATATTAGGTTGAAGGTGAGTTGGCACCGGAGGGAAGAAATCATTATTCCCCTTCAAAACAAATCCACACAAAAGGACAGTTTTATAAATTGACActttttaacatattttcccACAGTTAATACTTGATCTTATGAAACAAACTTCattgttaatttttaatgtttgggACCAATGACCCGCTCCCACTCTCAGAGATAGCAGGATATAGCAGCATACTGTATGTATGAGTTACCTGAGTAGAGGGTCCTGATGGAATTGGGTTTCCGTAGTGTGGCAAGTAATTGAGGAATGGTGGCATCTGTAAATATATTTGCACCAGAATGAAAGAAGAAACTTCAAGCTCCTGAGATACTGTCTAAATCAGGCATGTCCGCTTCTATCCACAGGGGGCCAGTGTGGTGGCATGTATCCATTCCAGACAAGCAGGAACACAACTGATTGTACTTGCTAGGTTGGAATGCAGACCTGCAGCAGAACTGGCCCTATATGCACAAGATCAGACTCCTCTGACTCTCAAACCATTtgactgcgagttataccg is a window from the Electrophorus electricus isolate fEleEle1 chromosome 9, fEleEle1.pri, whole genome shotgun sequence genome containing:
- the scpp5 gene encoding secretory calcium-binding phosphoprotein 5 gives rise to the protein MWSSILCLSFVTAVSAAPMPPFLNYLPHYGNPIPSGPSTQGNNDFFPPVPTHLQPNINSPISMEIVFPPRYPGSPVGAGSGPVFPSQAFIKYSLPKAPGRKSVEIYYPYDFSRGQILPIDYAPQTVPQQQQPRATPPQFSDVQQQPQQDQQMQAGQP